A stretch of Acropora muricata isolate sample 2 chromosome 7, ASM3666990v1, whole genome shotgun sequence DNA encodes these proteins:
- the LOC136922790 gene encoding stress-activated protein kinase JNK-like isoform X3, producing MFRCCELIPCFCRAIDKLVLGEKSDGGLKNIPNLSADMFYSVQVGDTIFTVLKRYRNLQPIGSGAQGMVCSALDTVTGEKVAIKKLCRPFQNVTHAKRAFRELVLLKMVNHKNIIGLLNVFTPDRSFEEFQDLYLVTELMDASLVQVIQMDLDHERLSYLMYQMLCGVKHLHDAGIIHRDLKPSNIVVKSDCSLKILDFGLARTAGAAFMMTPYVVTRYYRAPEVILGMGYSENVDVWSIGCILGEMIRGSVMFPGTDHIDQWNKVTELLGTPSESFLNQLQPSVRMYCSSRPKQPGFSFEALFPDDYFPPGNKKKAEECRDLLSKMLVVDRSKRISVIDALDHPYIHVWYEKSEVESTVPSKYDPSVDEKDHTVEEWKRTIYQEVMSYNNLSEISSPIEGNGETNQSSSSSSTSSDSDR from the exons ATGTTTAGGTGTTGTGAACTAATTCCTTGCTTTTGTAGGGCTATAGACAAGCTCGTTTTAGGAGAGAAAAGTGATGGTGGATTGAAGAATATTCCTAATTTATCTGCGGATATGTTTTATTCTGTACAAGTTGGTGACACCATTTTTACGGTGTTAAAGCGGTACCGAAATTTACAACCTATTGGTTCCGGCGCCCAAGGAATGGTTTG TTCTGCTTTAGATACTGTGACTGGCGAAAAGGTAGCCATCAAGAAGCTGTGTCGaccatttcaaaatgtcacTCATGCCAAAAGAGCCTTCAGGGAATTGGTGTTGTTAAAAATGGTTAATCACAAAAAT ATTATAGGTCTTCTGAATGTTTTCACTCCTGATAGATCATTTGAAGAGTTTCAAGACCT atatCTTGTAACAGAGTTAATGGATGCCAGCTTAGTTCAAGTGATTCAAATGGATTTGGACCACGAGCGGCTTTCTTATTTAATGTATCAGATGTTGTGTGGCGTTAAG CACCTTCATGATGCAGGCATCATTCATAGG GACCTTAAGCCAAGTAATATAGTAGTGAAATCAGACTGTTCATTAAAG ATACTGGACTTTGGCCTGGCACGCACAGCAGGTGCAGCCTTCATGATGACTCCTTATGTTGTAACACGGTATTACAGGGCACCAGAGGTTATCCTTGGAATGGGTTACAGCGAGAACGTGGATGTCTGGTCCATTGGCTGTATACTGGGCGAAATGATCCGAGGCAGTGTTATGTTTCCAGGCACTGATC ACATTGATCAATGGAATAAAGTAACCGAACTTCTTGGTACACCATCAGAATCGTTTTTAAATCAGCTGCAACCGTCG gTGAGGATGTACTGCTCAAGTCGACCAAAGCAGCCAGGGTTCAGCTTTGAGGCACTGTTTCCAGACGACTATTTTCCACCAGGAAACAAGAAGAAAG CTGAAGAATGTCGTGATCTTCTTTCTAAAATGTTGGTGGTTGATCGGTCGAAACGGATCTCTGTGATCGACGCCTTAGACCATCCTTACATACACGTGTGGTATGAGAAAAGCGAAGTGGAATCT ACTGTTCCTAGTAAATATGACCCGTCAGTCGATGAAAAAGACCACACTGTTGAAGAGTGGAAAC GTACAATTTACCAGGAAGTTATGTCTTACAACAATTTGAGCGAAATATCATCTCCAATCGAAGGAAATGGAGAAACCAACCAGTCATCTTCGAGTTCAAGTACTTCGTCAG
- the LOC136922790 gene encoding stress-activated protein kinase JNK-like isoform X2: MFRCCELIPCFCRAIDKLVLGEKSDGGLKNIPNLSADMFYSVQVGDTIFTVLKRYRNLQPIGSGAQGMVCSALDTVTGEKVAIKKLCRPFQNVTHAKRAFRELVLLKMVNHKNIIGLLNVFTPDRSFEEFQDLYLVTELMDASLVQVIQMDLDHERLSYLMYQMLCGVKHLHDAGIIHRDLKPSNIVVKSDCSLKILDFGLARTAGAAFMMTPYVVTRYYRAPEVILGMGYSENVDVWSIGCILGEMIRGSVMFPGTDHIDQWNKVTELLGTPSESFLNQLQPSVRMYCSSRPKQPGFSFEALFPDDYFPPGNKKKAEECRDLLSKMLVVDRSKRISVIDALDHPYIHVWYEKSEVESTVPSKYDPSVDEKDHTVEEWKRTIYQEVMSYNNLSEISSPIEGNGETNQSSSSSSTSSESSKKKTKRKKREPQAGTSGNLSSRLRQMIRGDEY, encoded by the exons ATGTTTAGGTGTTGTGAACTAATTCCTTGCTTTTGTAGGGCTATAGACAAGCTCGTTTTAGGAGAGAAAAGTGATGGTGGATTGAAGAATATTCCTAATTTATCTGCGGATATGTTTTATTCTGTACAAGTTGGTGACACCATTTTTACGGTGTTAAAGCGGTACCGAAATTTACAACCTATTGGTTCCGGCGCCCAAGGAATGGTTTG TTCTGCTTTAGATACTGTGACTGGCGAAAAGGTAGCCATCAAGAAGCTGTGTCGaccatttcaaaatgtcacTCATGCCAAAAGAGCCTTCAGGGAATTGGTGTTGTTAAAAATGGTTAATCACAAAAAT ATTATAGGTCTTCTGAATGTTTTCACTCCTGATAGATCATTTGAAGAGTTTCAAGACCT atatCTTGTAACAGAGTTAATGGATGCCAGCTTAGTTCAAGTGATTCAAATGGATTTGGACCACGAGCGGCTTTCTTATTTAATGTATCAGATGTTGTGTGGCGTTAAG CACCTTCATGATGCAGGCATCATTCATAGG GACCTTAAGCCAAGTAATATAGTAGTGAAATCAGACTGTTCATTAAAG ATACTGGACTTTGGCCTGGCACGCACAGCAGGTGCAGCCTTCATGATGACTCCTTATGTTGTAACACGGTATTACAGGGCACCAGAGGTTATCCTTGGAATGGGTTACAGCGAGAACGTGGATGTCTGGTCCATTGGCTGTATACTGGGCGAAATGATCCGAGGCAGTGTTATGTTTCCAGGCACTGATC ACATTGATCAATGGAATAAAGTAACCGAACTTCTTGGTACACCATCAGAATCGTTTTTAAATCAGCTGCAACCGTCG gTGAGGATGTACTGCTCAAGTCGACCAAAGCAGCCAGGGTTCAGCTTTGAGGCACTGTTTCCAGACGACTATTTTCCACCAGGAAACAAGAAGAAAG CTGAAGAATGTCGTGATCTTCTTTCTAAAATGTTGGTGGTTGATCGGTCGAAACGGATCTCTGTGATCGACGCCTTAGACCATCCTTACATACACGTGTGGTATGAGAAAAGCGAAGTGGAATCT ACTGTTCCTAGTAAATATGACCCGTCAGTCGATGAAAAAGACCACACTGTTGAAGAGTGGAAAC GTACAATTTACCAGGAAGTTATGTCTTACAACAATTTGAGCGAAATATCATCTCCAATCGAAGGAAATGGAGAAACCAACCAGTCATCTTCGAGTTCAAGTACTTCGTCAG AAAgctccaaaaagaaaacaaaacgcaAAAAACGGGAACCGCAGGCTGGAACCAGCGGAAATTTAAGCTCAAG
- the LOC136922790 gene encoding stress-activated protein kinase JNK-like isoform X1 — translation MFRCCELIPCFCRAIDKLVLGEKSDGGLKNIPNLSADMFYSVQVGDTIFTVLKRYRNLQPIGSGAQGMVCSALDTVTGEKVAIKKLCRPFQNVTHAKRAFRELVLLKMVNHKNIIGLLNVFTPDRSFEEFQDLYLVTELMDASLVQVIQMDLDHERLSYLMYQMLCGVKHLHDAGIIHRDLKPSNIVVKSDCSLKILDFGLARTAGAAFMMTPYVVTRYYRAPEVILGMGYSENVDVWSIGCILGEMIRGSVMFPGTDHIDQWNKVTELLGTPSESFLNQLQPSVRMYCSSRPKQPGFSFEALFPDDYFPPGNKKKAEECRDLLSKMLVVDRSKRISVIDALDHPYIHVWYEKSEVESTVPSKYDPSVDEKDHTVEEWKRTIYQEVMSYNNLSEISSPIEGNGETNQSSSSSSTSSAPKRKQNAKNGNRRLEPAEI, via the exons ATGTTTAGGTGTTGTGAACTAATTCCTTGCTTTTGTAGGGCTATAGACAAGCTCGTTTTAGGAGAGAAAAGTGATGGTGGATTGAAGAATATTCCTAATTTATCTGCGGATATGTTTTATTCTGTACAAGTTGGTGACACCATTTTTACGGTGTTAAAGCGGTACCGAAATTTACAACCTATTGGTTCCGGCGCCCAAGGAATGGTTTG TTCTGCTTTAGATACTGTGACTGGCGAAAAGGTAGCCATCAAGAAGCTGTGTCGaccatttcaaaatgtcacTCATGCCAAAAGAGCCTTCAGGGAATTGGTGTTGTTAAAAATGGTTAATCACAAAAAT ATTATAGGTCTTCTGAATGTTTTCACTCCTGATAGATCATTTGAAGAGTTTCAAGACCT atatCTTGTAACAGAGTTAATGGATGCCAGCTTAGTTCAAGTGATTCAAATGGATTTGGACCACGAGCGGCTTTCTTATTTAATGTATCAGATGTTGTGTGGCGTTAAG CACCTTCATGATGCAGGCATCATTCATAGG GACCTTAAGCCAAGTAATATAGTAGTGAAATCAGACTGTTCATTAAAG ATACTGGACTTTGGCCTGGCACGCACAGCAGGTGCAGCCTTCATGATGACTCCTTATGTTGTAACACGGTATTACAGGGCACCAGAGGTTATCCTTGGAATGGGTTACAGCGAGAACGTGGATGTCTGGTCCATTGGCTGTATACTGGGCGAAATGATCCGAGGCAGTGTTATGTTTCCAGGCACTGATC ACATTGATCAATGGAATAAAGTAACCGAACTTCTTGGTACACCATCAGAATCGTTTTTAAATCAGCTGCAACCGTCG gTGAGGATGTACTGCTCAAGTCGACCAAAGCAGCCAGGGTTCAGCTTTGAGGCACTGTTTCCAGACGACTATTTTCCACCAGGAAACAAGAAGAAAG CTGAAGAATGTCGTGATCTTCTTTCTAAAATGTTGGTGGTTGATCGGTCGAAACGGATCTCTGTGATCGACGCCTTAGACCATCCTTACATACACGTGTGGTATGAGAAAAGCGAAGTGGAATCT ACTGTTCCTAGTAAATATGACCCGTCAGTCGATGAAAAAGACCACACTGTTGAAGAGTGGAAAC GTACAATTTACCAGGAAGTTATGTCTTACAACAATTTGAGCGAAATATCATCTCCAATCGAAGGAAATGGAGAAACCAACCAGTCATCTTCGAGTTCAAGTACTTCGTCAG ctccaaaaagaaaacaaaacgcaAAAAACGGGAACCGCAGGCTGGAACCAGCGGAAATTTAA
- the LOC136922192 gene encoding uncharacterized protein: MGNTWSQFKGQRNEKNRKKPYRVISESERDVITKNKAQMEEQINALNEKVNMEKAAWVSARNSSLPLGEKIARISLALESAKVIDTGEPAVNGLVKNRSWHHCPTCSKRIYLKQLDKSRPLDTCQ, translated from the exons ATGGGAAATACTTGGAGTCAATTTAAAGGacaaagaaatgagaaaaataG AAAGAAACCTTACCGCGTCATTTCTGAATCCGAAAGAGATGTCATCACGAAAAATAAAGCTCAGATGGAGGAACAAATCAACGCTTTGAACGAAAAAGTTAACATGGAAAAAGCCGCATGGGTTTCAGCGAGAAACAGTTCCCTTCCTCTCGGAGAAAAGATTGCCAG GATTTCCCTGGCTTTGGAATCAGCCAAAGTCATCGACACTGGGGAACCTGCAGTCAATGGCTTAGTGAAAAACAGATCGTGGCACCATTGCCCAACATGTTCTAAGAGAATATACCTGAAACAGCTTGACAAGTCAAGGCCACTAGATACTTGTCAGTGA